The Lathyrus oleraceus cultivar Zhongwan6 chromosome 5, CAAS_Psat_ZW6_1.0, whole genome shotgun sequence genome includes the window GTTTTGCTTTGAGAAGTTCTTGACATGGAAGGATTGAGCTTAGGCTGTTGTTATAAGGATTTTCTTGAAAGTTGTCAAGAGCTATGCATGCATCACTGGAAAATCTACAATATGTGAGGGTAATTTAGTAATTTAACCTATGAAGCACGGATATAATGTTCACAATACTGACACTGACATGTTGACGTTtataataatttgaaaaataaataaattaaatataattataTGTGTCGGTGTCTGTTTCGAACATCAAAACTCACGCAGACACGTATTTTTTTCATAGGTGTCTGTGCTGTGCTGCAGAGAATTTGACTAAGAAAATCATTAGAATATGTAATTAGGACTTTATATTTACTTTTCTAAGAAGAAATAGACTCCAAAGAATAGCCAGCATAACACTGTCATCAACCAACAAAATGCAACAAGCCTGTGAAAAAAAATGTTAATTTTGTAACATTTATCATATATGAAATTTGTAAACAAAAAAAATTGAAGTTTTAGCATGCTTACATGTACAATGACCTCCTTAACCTTAGTACTCCACAAACTGTTGAAAGAAAGTTTCAATGTTATATGAGAAATTGAATCATGGATCATTCATTATGTGTATAATAATATATAGAAGAGTTTCTTCATTGAGGTGTAAAATCAACTAAAAATTTTAATACCTGACAAAACTGTTACAGCAAGCAAgttcaagcacataatcactATGGTAGTTACAAACCTGCAATGACAATGATTTGAGAAAAGAGATTATTGAATGTGTTGTGTCACGTGTGTCGATAGTGTTTGTTATCAGACACGACACAGACACTGACACATGTAGAATGATAATAGTTTGAAAAAACAGATATTGTGTCTGGTACCATCTGGTGTCTGGTACCAGACATGTCTTCGATCAGAAATGTCAGCGACAGTGGAAGAAGAGAGTCTTACACTATTTTCAATCCTTTGTTGATAAGGCGCCTATTCTTCCTGGCTTGCATTTCAATATTTTCCGACGCATCATCAAGTTTCTCAGCAGTAGAGTCAAGATTGGAAGAAGCCTCAATATTAACATTTGCTTCCATCAAGCTATTCTCCATGCCTTTTAATGCTTCTGTTGTGTTATGTATTGTCTCAGACGCTTCGTTTGCAGTTTCGATTATGATATCAACCGATATTTTCGCCTCTGAATGAAATCTCACACTCCCAACAAGAACTAGCCCCGTTGCAACTCTACAAAAATCAAGAATCATGCATACATCAACCTTTTATTTACATATACTCAACGCGACCGCGATTGAAGCTGCATCAAACGCATTCGACTAAAACTTAAAACCTTTAACAAAGTCGAGTGACTTACATGGCGATTAACATGAGAAACAAAACCAAAAGAATTAGTAAAACATCACATGTCTTGTAATTACAAGGAAACAACACCTTCTTCATTCTTTTTCCTCCTTCATCATTTTCGCGATAACAAAACTTCGCGATCACCAAAAAAACTCCATACAATATTCCACACAGAAGGAACAACATTCCAATTCCATATCCATATACTCCAGTGAATATCAAAGACTACAAAAAACATTAAAAACATGTTAACAAAACATCATTG containing:
- the LOC127087287 gene encoding uncharacterized protein LOC127087287 isoform X1, with translation MLIAKGLVSIVVIIALILPQISPQAVSTSAADNATEEIRQKDNTIRVDPLENFTKYRGGFNISNKNYWSSLIFTGVYGYGIGMLFLLCGILYGVFLVIAKFCYRENDEGGKRMKKVLFPCNYKTCDVLLILLVLFLMLIAIVATGLVLVGSVRFHSEAKISVDIIIETANEASETIHNTTEALKGMENSLMEANVNIEASSNLDSTAEKLDDASENIEMQARKNRRLINKGLKIVFVTTIVIMCLNLLAVTVLSVCGVLRLRRSLYMLVAFCWLMTVLCWLFFGVYFFLEKFSSDACIALDNFQENPYNNSLSSILPCQELLKAKPVLSEFSSGIYHLVNEVNANLSMQAASYPNPVHVCNPFSEPPNYFYQPENCPENAIRIGDIPKVLKSGNFMTNSEYARVETYTNSIQDLLNVYPSMEHLLECQIVKDAFSQVLVHHCKPMKKYGKMAWVGMVFLGVVMVLLILLWTMKASFEHCYHVSDGSVKPQE